One part of the Arabidopsis thaliana chromosome 4, partial sequence genome encodes these proteins:
- a CDS encoding Bifunctional inhibitor/lipid-transfer protein/seed storage 2S albumin superfamily protein (Bifunctional inhibitor/lipid-transfer protein/seed storage 2S albumin superfamily protein; FUNCTIONS IN: lipid binding; INVOLVED IN: lipid transport; LOCATED IN: endomembrane system; CONTAINS InterPro DOMAIN/s: Bifunctional inhibitor/plant lipid transfer protein/seed storage (InterPro:IPR016140), Plant lipid transfer protein/seed storage/trypsin-alpha amylase inhibitor (InterPro:IPR003612), Plant lipid transfer protein/Par allergen (InterPro:IPR000528), Plant lipid transfer protein/hydrophobic protein, helical domain (InterPro:IPR013770); BEST Arabidopsis thaliana protein match is: lipid transfer protein 3 (TAIR:AT5G59320.1); Has 35333 Blast hits to 34131 proteins in 2444 species: Archae - 798; Bacteria - 22429; Metazoa - 974; Fungi - 991; Plants - 531; Viruses - 0; Other Eukaryotes - 9610 (source: NCBI BLink).), whose translation MRNITTTTRKMLLLVITILLGIAYHGEAIACPQVNMYLAQCLPYLKAGGNPSPMCCNGLNSLKAAAPEKADRQVACNCLKSVANTIPGINDDFAKQLPAKCGVNIGVPFSKTVDCNR comes from the coding sequence ATGAGGAACATTACTACTACAACCCGAAAAATGTTACTACTTGTGATTACGATTTTATTGGGGATTGCGTATCATGGAGAAGCCATAGCATGTCCGCAGGTAAACATGTACTTAGCACAATGTTTGCCTTATCTAAAAGCTGGAGGAAATCCGTCTCCAATGTGCTGCAACGGACTTAATAGTCTAAAAGCCGCAGCGCCTGAGAAAGCCGATAGACAAGTAGCTTGTAATTGCTTGAAGAGTGTAGCTAATACAATCCCTGGaattaatgatgattttgcCAAACAACTCCCTGCTAAATGTGGTGTTAATATAGGAGTCCCTTTCTCTAAGACTGTGGACTGTAACAGGTAG
- the Tic22-IV gene encoding Tic22-like family protein (Tic22-like family protein; LOCATED IN: chloroplast, chloroplast inner membrane, chloroplast envelope; EXPRESSED IN: 23 plant structures; EXPRESSED DURING: 13 growth stages; CONTAINS InterPro DOMAIN/s: Chloroplast protein import component Tic22 (InterPro:IPR005692), Tic22-like (InterPro:IPR007378); BEST Arabidopsis thaliana protein match is: Tic22-like family protein (TAIR:AT3G23710.1); Has 113 Blast hits to 113 proteins in 40 species: Archae - 0; Bacteria - 48; Metazoa - 0; Fungi - 0; Plants - 54; Viruses - 0; Other Eukaryotes - 11 (source: NCBI BLink).) yields MESSVKPNPFLSFSSFIHHQCTRFSSDLSARIEDTKRFAETLATRRFSLPTPPPFASVSQSKSGTPTTTLSPSLVAKALAGTSVFTVSNTNNEFVLISDPTGGKSIGLLCFRQEDAEAFLAQARLRRRELKTNAKVVPITLDQVYLLKVEGISFRFLPDPIQIKNALELKSSGNKNGFDGVPVFQSELLVVRKKNRRYCPVYFSKEDIERELSKYTRASRGDQQIMVGSLEDVLRKMEMSEKNSGWEDVIFIPPGRSYAQHMQDLIKE; encoded by the exons ATGGAGTCATCAGTGAAACCCAATCCTttcctctccttctcttctttcattcaCCACCAGTGTACCCGCTTCAGCTCCGACCTCTCCGCCCGAATCGAAGACACGAAACGATTCGCCGAAACCCTAGCTACTCGACGTTTCTCTCTTCCTACTCCGCCGCCTTTCGCCTCCGTCTCACAATCCAAGTCTGGAACCCCGACGACGACGTTGAGTCCATCTCTTGTCGCTAAAGCTCTCGCTGGGACGTCGGTGTTTACAGTCAGTAACACCAATAACGAATTCGTTCTTATCTCGGATCCTACCGGAGGCAAGTCTATCggtttgctctgttttcgACAAGAGGATGCTGAAGCTTTTCTTGCTCAG GCGCGACTTCGGAGAAGAGAATTGAAAACCAATGCGAAGGTTGTTCCCATTACTCTGGACCAG GTGTACTTGCTAAAAGTTGAAGGGATTTCCTTTCGCTTCTTGCCAGATCCAATCCAAATAAAGAATGCGTTAGAG CTCAAATCCTCAGGAAATAAGAATGGGTTTGATGGAGTTCCGGTTTTTCAG TCTGAGCTTCTTGTtgtgaggaaaaaaaatagacgTTACTGCCCTGTATATTTCAGTAAG GAAGATATAGAGAGGGAACTTTCTAAATATACGAGAGCATCAAGAGGAGATCAACAAATTATG gttGGGAGTCTGGAAGATGTGTTGAGGAAAATGGAG ATGAGCGAGAAGAATTCAGGTTGGGAAGATGTAATATTCATTCCACCGGGAAGAAGTTATGCACAACACATGCAGGATTTGATCAAAGAGTAA
- the Tic22-IV gene encoding Tic22-like family protein (Tic22-like family protein; LOCATED IN: chloroplast inner membrane; EXPRESSED IN: 22 plant structures; EXPRESSED DURING: 13 growth stages; CONTAINS InterPro DOMAIN/s: Chloroplast protein import component Tic22 (InterPro:IPR005692), Tic22-like (InterPro:IPR007378); BEST Arabidopsis thaliana protein match is: Tic22-like family protein (TAIR:AT3G23710.1).), whose product MESSVKPNPFLSFSSFIHHQCTRFSSDLSARIEDTKRFAETLATRRFSLPTPPPFASVSQSKSGTPTTTLSPSLVAKALAGTSVFTVSNTNNEFVLISDPTGGKSIGLLCFRQEDAEAFLAQARLRRRELKTNAKVVPITLDQVYLLKVEGISFRFLPDPIQIKNALELKSSGNKNGFDGVPVFQSELLVVRKKNRRYCPVGSLEDVLRKMEMSEKNSGWEDVIFIPPGRSYAQHMQDLIKE is encoded by the exons ATGGAGTCATCAGTGAAACCCAATCCTttcctctccttctcttctttcattcaCCACCAGTGTACCCGCTTCAGCTCCGACCTCTCCGCCCGAATCGAAGACACGAAACGATTCGCCGAAACCCTAGCTACTCGACGTTTCTCTCTTCCTACTCCGCCGCCTTTCGCCTCCGTCTCACAATCCAAGTCTGGAACCCCGACGACGACGTTGAGTCCATCTCTTGTCGCTAAAGCTCTCGCTGGGACGTCGGTGTTTACAGTCAGTAACACCAATAACGAATTCGTTCTTATCTCGGATCCTACCGGAGGCAAGTCTATCggtttgctctgttttcgACAAGAGGATGCTGAAGCTTTTCTTGCTCAG GCGCGACTTCGGAGAAGAGAATTGAAAACCAATGCGAAGGTTGTTCCCATTACTCTGGACCAG GTGTACTTGCTAAAAGTTGAAGGGATTTCCTTTCGCTTCTTGCCAGATCCAATCCAAATAAAGAATGCGTTAGAG CTCAAATCCTCAGGAAATAAGAATGGGTTTGATGGAGTTCCGGTTTTTCAG TCTGAGCTTCTTGTtgtgaggaaaaaaaatagacgTTACTGCCCT gttGGGAGTCTGGAAGATGTGTTGAGGAAAATGGAG ATGAGCGAGAAGAATTCAGGTTGGGAAGATGTAATATTCATTCCACCGGGAAGAAGTTATGCACAACACATGCAGGATTTGATCAAAGAGTAA
- a CDS encoding Bifunctional inhibitor/lipid-transfer protein/seed storage 2S albumin superfamily protein (Bifunctional inhibitor/lipid-transfer protein/seed storage 2S albumin superfamily protein; FUNCTIONS IN: lipid binding; INVOLVED IN: lipid transport; LOCATED IN: endomembrane system; CONTAINS InterPro DOMAIN/s: Bifunctional inhibitor/plant lipid transfer protein/seed storage (InterPro:IPR016140), Plant lipid transfer protein/seed storage/trypsin-alpha amylase inhibitor (InterPro:IPR003612), Plant lipid transfer protein/Par allergen (InterPro:IPR000528), Plant lipid transfer protein/hydrophobic protein, helical domain (InterPro:IPR013770); BEST Arabidopsis thaliana protein match is: lipid transfer protein 3 (TAIR:AT5G59320.1); Has 1074 Blast hits to 1074 proteins in 131 species: Archae - 0; Bacteria - 0; Metazoa - 2; Fungi - 0; Plants - 1071; Viruses - 0; Other Eukaryotes - 1 (source: NCBI BLink).), with translation MRNITTTTRKMLLLVITILLGIAYHGEAIACPQVNMYLAQCLPYLKAGGNPSPMCCNGLNSLKAAAPEKADRQVACNCLKSVANTIPGINDDFAKQLPAKCGVNIGVPFSKTVDCNSIN, from the exons ATGAGGAACATTACTACTACAACCCGAAAAATGTTACTACTTGTGATTACGATTTTATTGGGGATTGCGTATCATGGAGAAGCCATAGCATGTCCGCAGGTAAACATGTACTTAGCACAATGTTTGCCTTATCTAAAAGCTGGAGGAAATCCGTCTCCAATGTGCTGCAACGGACTTAATAGTCTAAAAGCCGCAGCGCCTGAGAAAGCCGATAGACAAGTAGCTTGTAATTGCTTGAAGAGTGTAGCTAATACAATCCCTGGaattaatgatgattttgcCAAACAACTCCCTGCTAAATGTGGTGTTAATATAGGAGTCCCTTTCTCTAAGACTGTGGACTGTAACAG CATAAACTGA